A single genomic interval of Corylus avellana chromosome ca10, CavTom2PMs-1.0 harbors:
- the LOC132164439 gene encoding G-type lectin S-receptor-like serine/threonine-protein kinase RLK1: protein MAFSLAHTLFFLLLLLPTSAVAQITVGRSLSTTDNSSWLSPSGEFAFGFHQLSGSDFFLLSIWYDQIPDRTIVWYPNGGKIAPRGSKVDLTADRGLVLTSSQGEELWTSSDDQSLTGVVAYGVMNDTGNFVLEDSNFKKLWESFQYPSDTMLPTQIMERGGVLSSRQSETNFSKGRFQLRFLQEGNLVLNTINLPTVDPNDPYYKTGITAGDLNTSNSGKQLVFNASGYFYILRENEERITIEQRILSTENNLYFRVTLNFDGIFTLYSHPKTSAGNESWTPIWSVPDNICLDNPGESMTGVCGYNSVCKINPQNKRPKCKCATGYSLLDPNDPYGSCKPDFIQAGCKEDEINSQQALYYLEELSNTNFPFSDYNRLTTFTEENCKTSCLQDCMCAAAVFSILNTCWKKKLPLSNGRFTENDGGKVFIKVRKDNSTLLGPSFQNPVQKKKNQDRLILAGSVLLGCSLFVIFILIGAICYGFFYKEKVSKIDRNGSVWEMNLRCLTYKELLEATDGFKEELGRGAFGIVYKGALKMGSNVLHVAVKKLINSGAQEKEMEFKAEVEIIGKTHHKNLVRLIGFCDEGQQRLLVYELLSHGTLAGFLFGDLKPNWKQRIQIAFGIARGLLYLHEECSTQIIHCDIKPRNILLDEYYNARISDFGLAKLLMMDQSQTHTAIRGTKGYVAPEWFRNMPITAKVDVYSFGVMLLEIICCRRSVDMESGEEEKAILTDWAYDCFREGTLDVLVEYEREAMDDIEKVERFVKIAIWCIQEGPSLRPTMRKVTHMLEGVVDVPIPPCPSPFTTT from the coding sequence ATGGCTTTTTCTCTGGCTCATACTCTGTTTTTCTTGCTACTTCTGCTACCAACTTCTGCTGTTGCTCAAATAACTGTGGGCAGATCTCTGTCTACCACTGATAATTCTTCATGGCTTTCTCCTTCTGGTGAATTTGCCTTTGGCTTTCATCAGCTCAGCGGCTCAGATTTCTTCTTGCTTTCTATATGGTACGACCAAATACCAGACAGAACCATAGTTTGGTATCCAAATGGTGGAAAGATTGCTCCGAGGGGATCAAAGGTGGACCTAACTGCGGATCGTGGGCTTGTGCTTACTAGCTCTCAAGGCGAAGAGTTATGGACATCATCTGATGATCAGAGCCTTACTGGTGTTGTTGCCTATGGTGTAATGAATGATACAGGCAACTTTGTGCTGGAAGATAGCAACTTTAAAAAGCTATGGGAAAGCTTCCAATATCCTTCTGATACGATGTTGCCTACACAAATTATGGAAAGGGGAGGGGTCCTTTCTTCCCGACAGTCAGAGACCAACTTCTCCAAAGGAAGGTTCCAGCTACGCTTTCTTCAGGAAGGTAATCTTGTGCTCAATACCATAAACTTGCCCACAGTTGATCCAAATGATCCTTATTACAAAACAGGCATCACTGCTGGTGATCTCAATACATCAAATTCCGGTAAGCAATTGGTCTTCAATGCCTCCGGCTACTTTTATATTCTGAGAGAGAATGAAGAACGTATCACCATCGAACAGCGAATTCTCTCAACGgagaataatttatattttagagTTACTCTCAACTTTGATGGAATTTTCACTCTGTATTCCCACCCAAAGACTTCCGCAGGCAATGAAAGCTGGACGCCCATTTGGTCTGTACCTGATAATATTTGCCTGGATAATCCTGGAGAGTCGATGACCGGTGTTTGTGGGTATAACAGTGTGTGCAAAATCAACCCACAAAATAAAAGGCCAAAATGTAAATGCGCAACAGGCTACTCTTTACTCGATCCAAATGATCCGTATGGAAGCTGCAAGCCAGACTTCATACAGGCCGGATGCAAAGAAGATGAAATTAATTCCCAACAAGCTCTGTATTATTTAGAGGAACTATCTAATACTAATTTTCCATTTTCAGATTACAATAGGTTGACGACGTTTACTGAAGAGAATTGCAAAACTTCTTGCTTGCAAGATTGCATGTGTGCTGCTGCAGTATTTTCAATCTTAAATACCTGTTGGAAGAAGAAGCTACCACTCTCCAATGGGAGATTTACCGAAAATGATGGAGGGAAGGTGTTTATCAAAGTTAGGAAAGATAATTCCACACTACTTGGTCCTTCTTTCCAGAATCCagtgcaaaagaaaaagaaccagGACCGTTTGATACTGGCGGGGTCAGTGCTTCTGGGTTGCTCTCTGTTTGTCATCTTTATATTGATTGGGGCTATTTGTTATGGATTTTTCTACAAGGAGAAAGTGAGCAAAATTGACAGAAATGGGTCTGTCTGGGAAATGAATTTGCGTTGCCTTACATACAAAGAGCTTCTAGAGGCTACAGATGGGTTCAAGGAAGAATTGGGAAGAGGAGCTTTCGGTATTGTTTACAAAGGAGCGCTAAAGATGGGTTCTAATGTACTCCATGTGGCAGTCAAGAAGTTAATTAATAGTGGTGCACAAGAGAAAGAGATGGAATTTAAAGCTGAAGTGGAAATTATTGGTAAGACACATCACAAGAATCTGGTCAGGCTGATTGGATTCTGTGATGAGGGACAGCAACGGTTGCTAGTATATGAGTTACTGAGCCATGGAACTTTAGCAGGTTTCCTTTTTGGAGACTTGAAACCAAATTGGAAGCAAAGAATCCAAATTGCTTTTGGGATTGCTAGAGGACTCTTGTATTTACATGAAGAGTGCAGCACTCAGATTATCCATTGCGACATAAAGCCTCGGAACATACTGCTCGATGAATATTACAATGCCCGAATTTCTGACTTTGGATTAGCAAAGCTTTTGATGATGGATCAGAGCCAAACGCATACTGCCATTAGAGGAACAAAAGGGTATGTTGCGCCGGAATGGTTTAGGAACATGCCAATTACAGCTAAAGTTGATGTATACAGCTTTGGTGTCATGCTACTAGAGATCATTTGTTGTCGAAGAAGCGTGGATATGGAGTCGGGCGAGGAGgaaaaagcaattttaacagATTGGGCTTATGATTGCTTTCGAGAAGGAACATTAGATGTTCTGGTAGAATATGAGAGGGAGGCCATGGATGACATAGAGAAGGTGGAGAGGTTTGTGAAGATTGCCATTTGGTGTATTCAAGAAGGACCATCTCTTAGACCCACTATGAGGAAGGTTACGCATATGCTTGAAGGAGTTGTTGATGTACCCATTCCACCATGTCCATCTCCCTTTACCACTACATGA
- the LOC132163273 gene encoding G-type lectin S-receptor-like serine/threonine-protein kinase RLK1, which translates to MAFLLLLRHLLASLLILLPISAVAQNFNGNITVGSSLTATDNSSSWLSPSGDFAFGFRPLNDKDDLFLLAIWFANIPDKTVVWYATGDTFTPAPRGSKVELTADDGLLLTSPQGEQLWKPETLIGTVGYGVLNNTGNFALQGSNFNTIWESFQNPTDTLLPTQIMERGGVVSSRQSETSFSKGRFQLRLQQDGNLVLNTINLPTTYANEAYYASGTIADSASNSSSPGRQLLFNESGYIYILRENDQIFSLSQGKVGSADDFYFRATLDFDGVFTLYSHPRNSSSNQSWAPLWSEPDNICLSSLVSSGSGVCGYNSICTLTADRRPACDCPGGYSLLDPSDRYGSCKPDFIQGCEEDKLSSSSPTADLYDFQVRLNTDWPLSDYVLLKPSTEELCRKSCMEDCMCAVAIFRAGDSCWKKKLPLSNGRVDSGLNGGKALIKIRKDNNFTVLDSLSAADNSSWLSPSGDFAFGFRQQNNSDFFLLAIWYAKIPDRTIVWCANADQLAPRGSKVELSASGLVLTSPQDGELWKSVSSDQTLTGVVAYAVMNDTGNFVLKDTNFNNLWESFQNPTDTMLPTQIMEWGGILLSSRQSETNFSKGRFQLRFIDQEGNVVLNTINFPTIEPALRYYEKQSIDVDSNASSPGRQLVFNESGYIEIIKQNQERINLTEGIRIPTGDSYFRATLDFDGILSVFSHPKTSTGNGSWDPIWVEPENICTAILVDEGPGACGFNSICNLKPDKRPRCECPKGYSLLDPNDPYGSCKPDFIQGCEEDEVSAKKDLYYLEVLNFTDWPKSDYLKLKPFSEENCRSSCLQDCMCAVSIFTDGNTCWKKKLPLSNGRFTSGFTGTAFIKVRKDNSTLTGPFPNPGNEPVPKKDQDDLILAGSVLLGCSVLVNFILIGTTCLGFFFIYKKKIIKSNRNGSVVEMNLHSFTYKELEEATNGFKEELGRGAFGIVYKGAIKMGSDSDVLVAVKKLHIVAPERDNEFKAEVNVIGKTHHKNLVRLIGFCDEGQQRLLVYELLSHGTLAGFLFGDLKPNWKQRIQIAFGIARGLLYLHEECSTQIIHCDIKPQNILLDEYYNARISDFGLAKLLMMDQSQTHTAIRGTKGYVAPEWFRNMPITVKVDVYSFGVMLLEIICCRRSVDMESGEEYKAILTDWAYDCFQEGTLDVLVEYDREAMDDMEKVERFVKVAIWCIQEDPSLRPIMRKVMQMLEGVVDVPIPPCPSPFTTTTTMIRNQNSSY; encoded by the exons atggcttttcttcttcttcttcgccACCTTCTTGCTTCCTTACTAATTCTGCTACCAATTTCTGCTGTTGCTCAAAATTTTAACGGTAACATAACCGTCGGCAGTTCTCTCACTGCAACCGACAACAGCTCTTCATGGCTATCTCCTTCTGGCGATTTTGCCTTCGGGTTTCGTCCACTCAACGACAAGGATGATCTCTTCCTCCTTGCCATTTGGTTTGCCAATATACCCGACAAAACCGTAGTTTGGTATGCCACCGGCGATACGTTTACGCCGGCACCGAGGGGATCAAAAGTGGAGCTAACCGCCGACGATGGGCTACTGCTTACAAGCCCTCAAGGCGAACAGTTATGGAAACCCGAGACCTTAATTGGTACTGTCGGCTATGGGGTTCTGAACAACACAGGCAACTTTGCTCTCCAAGGTAGCAACTTTAACACGATATGGGAGAGCTTCCAGAATCCCACTGATACTTTGTTGCCTACGCAAATCATGGAAAGAGGAGGGGTGGTTTCTTCTCGACAATCAGAAACCAGCTTTTCCAAAGGAAGATTTCAGCTCCGTTTGCAACAGGATGGGAATCTTGTGCTTAATACCATAAACCTTCCCACCACATATGCTAATGAAGCCTATTATGCTAGTGGCACTATTGCTGATTCTGCTTCTAATTCGTCAAGTCCCGGCAGACAATTGCTGTTCAACGAGTCAGGGTATATTTACATTTTGAGAGAGAATGACCAAATATTCTCTTTATCACAGGGAAAGGTAGGCTCAGCTGATGATTTCTATTTTAGAGCCACTCTTGACTTTGATGGAGTTTTCACGCTATATTCTCACCCAAGAAACTCCAGCAGCAATCAAAGCTGGGCTCCTCTCTGGTCTGAACCAGATAATATCTGTCTCTCCAGTTTGGTTAGTTCAGGCAGCGGCGTTTGTGGGTATAACAGTATCTGTACGCTCACGGCAGATCGAAGGCCTGCGTGTGATTGCCCCGGTGGATATTCTTTACTCGATCCGAGTGACAG GTATGGCAGCTGCAAGCCGGATTTCATACAAGGCTGTGAAGAAGATAAGCTGAGCAGTAGTTCTCCTACAGCAGATCTTTATGATTTTCAAGTGCGATTAAATACAGATTGGCCCCTCTCTGATTACGTGCTGTTGAAGCCTTCCACTGAAGAGCTCTGCAGAAAATCTTGCATGGAAGATTGTATGTGTGCTGTTGCCATTTTCAGAGCAGGCGATAGCTGTTGGAAGAAGAAGCTGCCTCTCTCAAATGGGAGAGTGGACAGCGGCCTTAACGGTGGGAAGGCTCTTATCAAAATCAGAAAAGATAACAATTTCACCGTGCTGGATTCTCTCTCTGCAGCTGATAACTCTTCATGGCTTTCTCCTTCCGGTGATTTTGCCTTCGGATTTCGCCAACAAAACAACTCAGATTTCTTCTTGCTCGCCATATGGTATGCCAAGATACCTGACAGAACCATAGTTTGGTGCGCAAATGCAGATCAACTTGCTCCAAGGGGGTCAAAAGTGGAGCTATCTGCAAGTGGGCTCGTGCTTACTAGCCCTCAAGACGGAGAGTTATGGAAATCTGTCTCATCTGATCAGACCCTTACTGGGGTTGTTGCCTATGCTGTAATGAACGATACAGGAAACTTTGTGCTCAAAGATACCAACTTTAACAATCTCTGGGAAAGCTTCCAGAATCCTACTGATACGATGTTGCCTACTCAGATCATGGAATGGGGAGGGATACTCTTATCATCCCGACAATCAGAGACCAATTTCTCCAAAGGAAGATTCCAGCTACGTTTCATTGATCAAGAAGGTAATGTTGTGCTGAATACCATAAATTTTCCCACCATTGAACCTGCTCTGCGTTATTATGAAAAACAGAGCATTGATGTTGATTCTAATGCATCAAGTCCCGGTAGGCAATTGGTGTTCAATGAGTCAGGCTACATAGAAATCATCAAACAGAATCAGGAACGTATCAATCTCACCGAGGGAATAAGGATCCCAACTGGGGATTCTTATTTTAGAGCAACTCTCGATTTTGATGGAATTCTCTCTGTATTTTCTCACCCAAAGACTTCCACAGGCAATGGAAGCTGGGATCCTATTTGGGTAGAACCAGAGAATATTTGCACGGCTATTTTAGTTGATGAAGGTCCTGGTGCTTGTGGGTTTAACAGCATCTGCAACCTCAAACCAGATAAAAGGCCAAGATGTGAATGCCCAAAAGGGTATTCGTTACTCGATCCAAATGATCCCTACGGAAGCTGCAAGCCAGACTTCATACAGGGATGCGAAGAAGATGAAGTTAGTGCCAAAAAGGATCTTTATTATCTAGAGGTACTAAACTTTACTGATTGGCCGAAATCAGATTACCTTAAGTTGAAGCCTTTTAGTGAAGAGAATTGCAGAAGTTCTTGCTTGCAAGATTGTATGTGTGCTGTTTCCATATTCACAGATGGAAATACCTGTTGGAAGAAGAAGCTACCACTGTCAAATGGGAGATTCACCAGCGGTTTTACCGGCACGGCTTTCATCAAAGTTAGGAAAGATAATTCCACACTGACTGGTCCTTTCCCGAATCCGGGCAATGAGCCAGTGCCAAAGAAGGACCAGGACGATTTGATACTTGCAGGGTCGGTGCTTCTGGGTTGCTCTGTTCTTGTTAACTTTATATTGATTGGCACTACTTGTCTTGGTTTTTTCTTCATTtacaagaagaaaattataaaaagtaacCGTAATGGTAGTGTGGTGGAAATGAATTTGCATTCTTTTACATACAAAGAGCTTGAAGAAGCTACAAATGGGTTCAAGGAAGAACTGGGAAGGGGAGCTTTTGGTATTGTTTACAAAGGAGCAATAAAGATGGGTTCTGATTCCGATGTCCTTGTGGCGGTGAAGAAGCTACATATTGTTGCACCAGAGAGAGACAATGAATTCAAAGCTGAAGTGAACGTAATTGGTAAGACACATCACAAGAATCTGGTCAGGCTGATTGGATTCTGTGATGAGGGGCAGCAACGGTTGTTAGTATATGAGTTACTCAGCCATGGAACTTTAGCAGGTTTCCTTTTTGGAGACTTGAAACCAAATTGGAAGCAAAGAATCCAAATTGCTTTTGGGATTGCTAGAGGACTCTTGTATTTACACGAAGAGTGTAGCACCCAGATTATCCATTGCGACATAAAGCCTCAGAACATACTCCTTGATGAATATTACAATGCTCGAATTTCTGACTTTGGATTGGCAAAGCTTTTGATGATGGATCAGAGCCAAACTCATACTGCCATTAGAGGAACAAAAGGGTATGTTGCGCCCGAATGGTTTAGGAACATGCCAATCACAGTTAAAGTTGATGTGTACAGCTTTGGTGTCATGCTGCTTGAGATCATTTGTTGTCGGAGAAGCGTGGATATGGAGTCTGGCGAGGAGTACAAAGCAATTTTAACAGATTGGGCTTATGATTGCTTTCAAGAAGGAACATTAGATGTTCTGGTAGAATATGACAGGGAGGCCATGGATGACATGGAGAAGGTGGAGAGGTTTGTGAAGGTTGCCATTTGGTGTATTCAAGAAGATCCATCTCTTAGGCCCATTATGAGGAAGGTTATGCAGATGCTTGAAGGAGTTGTTGATGTACCGATTCCACCATGTCCATCTCCTTTTACTACTACAACTACAATGATTCGAAACCAGAATTCATCATACTAA
- the LOC132163710 gene encoding G-type lectin S-receptor-like serine/threonine-protein kinase LECRK4, whose product MRKRSLLVDNQERINLTEGIRIPTGDSYFRATLDFDGILSVFSHPKTSTGNGSWDPIWVEPENICTAILVDEGPGACGFNSICNLKPDKRPRCECPKGYSLLDPNDPYGSCKPDFIQGCEEDEVSAKKDLYYLEVLNFTDWPKSDYLKLKPFSEENCRSSCLQDCMCAVSIFTDGNTCWKKKLPLSNGRFTSGFTGTAFIKVRKDNSTLTGPFPNPGNEPVPKKDQDDLILAGSVLLGCSVLVNFILIGTTCLGFFFIYKKKIIKSNRNGSVVEMNLHSFTYKELEEATNGFKEELGRGAFGIVYKGAIKMGSDSDVLVAVKKLHIVAPERDNEFKAEVNVIGKTHHKNLVRLIGFCDEGQQRLLVYELLSHGTLAGFLFGDLKPNWKQRIQIAFGIARGLLYLHEECSTQIIHCDIKPQNILLDEYYNARISDFGLAKLLMMDQSQTHTAIRGTKGYVAPEWFRNMPITVKVDVYSFGVMLLEIICCRRSVDMESGEEYKAILTDWAYDCFQEGTLDVLVEYDREAMDDMEKVERFVKVAIWCIQEDPSLRPIMRKVMQMLEGVVDVPIPPCPSPFTTTTTMIRNQNSSY is encoded by the exons ATGAGGAAGAGATCTTTATTAGTTGAT AATCAGGAACGTATCAATCTCACCGAGGGAATAAGGATCCCAACTGGGGATTCTTATTTTAGAGCAACTCTCGATTTTGATGGAATTCTCTCTGTATTTTCTCACCCAAAGACTTCCACAGGCAATGGAAGCTGGGATCCTATTTGGGTAGAACCAGAGAATATTTGCACGGCTATTTTAGTTGATGAAGGTCCTGGTGCTTGTGGGTTTAACAGCATCTGCAACCTCAAACCAGATAAAAGGCCAAGATGTGAATGCCCAAAAGGGTATTCGTTACTCGATCCAAATGATCCCTACGGAAGCTGCAAGCCAGACTTCATACAGGGATGCGAAGAAGATGAAGTTAGTGCCAAAAAGGATCTTTATTATCTAGAGGTACTAAACTTTACTGATTGGCCGAAATCAGATTACCTTAAGTTGAAGCCTTTTAGTGAAGAGAATTGCAGAAGTTCTTGCTTGCAAGATTGTATGTGTGCTGTTTCCATATTCACAGATGGAAATACCTGTTGGAAGAAGAAGCTACCACTGTCAAATGGGAGATTCACCAGCGGTTTTACCGGCACGGCTTTCATCAAAGTTAGGAAAGATAATTCCACACTGACTGGTCCTTTCCCGAATCCGGGCAATGAGCCAGTGCCAAAGAAGGACCAGGACGATTTGATACTTGCAGGGTCGGTGCTTCTGGGTTGCTCTGTTCTTGTTAACTTTATATTGATTGGCACTACTTGTCTTGGTTTTTTCTTCATTtacaagaagaaaattataaaaagtaacCGTAATGGTAGTGTGGTGGAAATGAATTTGCATTCTTTTACATACAAAGAGCTTGAAGAAGCTACAAATGGGTTCAAGGAAGAACTGGGAAGGGGAGCTTTTGGTATTGTTTACAAAGGAGCAATAAAGATGGGTTCTGATTCCGATGTCCTTGTGGCGGTGAAGAAGCTACATATTGTTGCACCAGAGAGAGACAATGAATTCAAAGCTGAAGTGAACGTAATTGGTAAGACACATCACAAGAATCTGGTCAGGCTGATTGGATTCTGTGATGAGGGGCAGCAACGGTTGTTAGTATATGAGTTACTCAGCCATGGAACTTTAGCAGGTTTCCTTTTTGGAGACTTGAAACCAAATTGGAAGCAAAGAATCCAAATTGCTTTTGGGATTGCTAGAGGACTCTTGTATTTACACGAAGAGTGTAGCACCCAGATTATCCATTGCGACATAAAGCCTCAGAACATACTCCTTGATGAATATTACAATGCTCGAATTTCTGACTTTGGATTGGCAAAGCTTTTGATGATGGATCAGAGCCAAACTCATACTGCCATTAGAGGAACAAAAGGGTATGTTGCGCCCGAATGGTTTAGGAACATGCCAATCACAGTTAAAGTTGATGTGTACAGCTTTGGTGTCATGCTGCTTGAGATCATTTGTTGTCGGAGAAGCGTGGATATGGAGTCTGGCGAGGAGTACAAAGCAATTTTAACAGATTGGGCTTATGATTGCTTTCAAGAAGGAACATTAGATGTTCTGGTAGAATATGACAGGGAGGCCATGGATGACATGGAGAAGGTGGAGAGGTTTGTGAAGGTTGCCATTTGGTGTATTCAAGAAGATCCATCTCTTAGGCCCATTATGAGGAAGGTTATGCAGATGCTTGAAGGAGTTGTTGATGTACCGATTCCACCATGTCCATCTCCTTTTACTACTACAACTACAATGATTCGAAACCAGAATTCATCATACTAA